The Xiphophorus couchianus chromosome 5, X_couchianus-1.0, whole genome shotgun sequence genome includes a region encoding these proteins:
- the LOC114144109 gene encoding protein CXorf40A — translation MMLLCSMTVQLWCLSFRQPYAGLVLDGVKTVESRWRPLLAPLENRTLAVHIARRDWDGEEWRAVLGGAWGLSAAGVQELLESGERFGRGVVAGLVDVGGTWQCPASLPEVELAELQRSAVLIGLEQKHLTRLSNPRWLKGPLKAPGGRDLWTVAIPAELLP, via the exons ATGATGCTCCTCTGCAGCATGACGGTCCAGCTGTGGTGCCTGTCGTTCCGGCAGCCGTACGCCGGTCTGGTTCTGGACGGGGTGAAGACCGTGGAGAGCCgctggcgccccctgctggcgcCGCTGGAGAACCGCACCCTGGCGGTCCACATCGCCCGGCGGGACTGGGACGGGGAGGAGTGGAGGGCGGTGTTGGGCGGAGCCTGGGGGCTGAGCGCCGCCGGTgtccaggagctgctggagtCTGGGGAACGCTTCGGCCGCGGCGTGGTGGCAG GCCTGGTGGATGTGGGCGGGACCTGGCAGTGCCCCGCCTCCCTGCCAGAGGTGGAGTTAGCGGAGCTGCAGCGGTCGGCCGTTCTGATTGGTCTAGAGCAGAAGCACCTGACCCGGCTGTCCAATCCCCGCTGGCTGAAGGGGCCCCTTAAGGCCCCTGGGGGTCGCGACCTCTGGACCGTGGCGATTCCCGCGGAGCTGTTGCCATGA
- the alg13 gene encoding putative bifunctional UDP-N-acetylglucosamine transferase and deubiquitinase ALG13, with the protein MQKGLKKYFVNMDEYLSSLGLYRKMVARDASSLFRAVSEQLYFSQNYHQKIRLDCASFMRANRCNFEPFVEGSFEKYLERLEDPKVSPCELLSHLSSPGSHQLSVCVCFQETVGQVEIKALSQLYRRCFLIYRYPGKPATVISENDFEDKVTLCCSINGHYDIIYGRSYPASAALCQSLLYELLYTQVFGVEGVELWQAMETFRAGGRRYRNSLSVCSDVDVGYDAPEDRLHRDEAEAGGAAEETKPPAEAPPTSRLCLPYKVLKSLDGDVYRNLEFDVWQDTCKEMQKTDYMVFAGRQYFLGDKCQVRLEPKGKFYNAFIQEVGTHSTAVTVFIEELGEKHLVPLTDLKPVNPVPAWNVAAPPRKGDPDPESRGQRHHRHRYFRKSRGSSGAKGAELLLPPPVSYGGPALSPLPPRFQPAGHPRPPLPPSPGAMTYDPYASPHHHPPAARAPRYGVSSPARFLNRQLIGPQLTYYHPGRRYYHDYENYAFRSRRSRRHLLAVSKECQFGFPAEAVEEAADLDPPMTFYQLEDAGDAVFPPLQGPAVAPPIGAPSPPSGSSYRVQRAAASRPPASPPEATPPCSSEDDQADASTVEDQVEYTEEYVFGAPDQSYQMPGVYPTDEPAATQDVQERGPTNSPSRSDISYSYTPQMCLFQVVKPLPIICSSPSSSSSSPPSPSRVPAAPHLLPAAHAQTRPVSMMISAAAPWLVSESGEPLCTVLAPPSYSYDPSGSDLPRDCRVVQYYYNLGVQWFHQSCWPQQQAYPSPTLPELAYPYQHYPPYPGQEPPPHGESGPELMDRTSSLEPGRLGRSSTV; encoded by the exons ATGCAGAAAGGCCTGAAGAAGTACTTCGTGAACATGGATGAGTACCTGTCCAGTCTGGGTCTGTACCGGAAGATGGTCGCGCGGGACGCGTCCAGCCTGTTCCGGGCCGTGTCCGAGCAG CTCTACTTCTCCCAGAACTACCATCAGAAGATCCGACTGGACTGCGCGAGCTTCATGCGGGCCAACAGGTGCAACTTTGAGCCG TTTGTGGAGGGTTCCTTTGAGAAGTACCTGGAGCGTCTGGAGGATCCCAAGGTGAGTCCCTGTGAGCTTCTGTCTCACCTGAGCTCACCTGGATCCCACcagctcagtgtgtgtgtgtgtttccaggaGACGGTGGGTCAGGTGGAGATCAAGGCTCTGTCTCAGCTCTACAG GCGGTGCTTCCTGATCTACCGTTACCCCGGGAAACCGGCCACCGTCATCTCAGAGAACGACTTTGAGGACAAG GTAACCCTGTGCTGCTCCATCAACGGTCACTATGACATTATCTATGGGCGGAGCTACCCAGCCTCAGCGGCGCTGTGCCAGT CTCTGCTCTACGAGCTGCTCTACACTCAGGTGTTTGGCGTGGAGGGGGTGGAGCTCTGGCAGGCCATGGAGACCTTCAGGGCCGGAGGTCGTCGCTACAGAAACAGCCTGTCTGTGTGCAGCGACGTTGACGTGGGCTACGACGCACCTGAGGACCGGCTGCACAG GGACGAGGCGGAGGCGGGCGGAGCAGCAGAGGAGACCAAG CCGCCTGCTGAGGCTCCGCCCACCTCCAGACTCTGTTTGCCCTACAAGGTCCTGAAGTCTCTGGACGGCGACGTCTACAGGAACCTGGAGTTTGACGTGTGGCAGGACACCTGCAAAG AGATGCAGAAGACGGACTACATGGTGTTCGCGGGGCGACAGTACTTCCTGGGAGACAAGTGCCAG GTCCGCCTGGAGCCCAAAGGGAAATTCTACAACGCCTTCATCCAGGAAGTGGGAACCCACTCGACCGCCGTCACCGTGTTCATCGAGGAGCTGGGAGAGAA ACACCTGGTTCCATTGACCGATCTGAAACCAGTCAACCCAGTGCCTGCCTGGAACGTGGCGGCGCCGCCCAGGAAAGGAGATCCGG ACCCAGAGTCTCGAGGTCAACGCCATCACCGCCATCGTTACTTCAGGAAGTCCCGCGGTAGTAGCGGGGCAAAGGGGGCGGAGCTACTGCTGCCGCCACCCGTCTCCTATGGAGGCCCCGCCCTTTCACCTCTCCCTCCCCGCTTCCAACCCGCGGGTCACCCTCGCCCACCTCTCCCCCCGTCACCAGGGGCCATGACCTACGACCCCTATGCCTCCCCACACCACCACCCCCCTGCAGCGAGAGCCCCACGCTACGGCGTGTCGAG TCCTGCTCGGTtcctgaaccgtcagctgatTGGTCCACAGCTGACCTATTACCACCCAGGCAGAAGATATTACCATGACTACGAGAACTACGCCTTCCGGTCCCG CCGCAGTcggcgccacctgctggccGTCAGTAAGGAATGTCAGTTCGGGTTTCCCGCTGAGGCGGTGGAGGAAGCGGCCGACCTCGACCCGCCCATGACCTTCTACCAGCTGGAGGACGCCGGCGACGCCGTCTTTCCCCCCCTGCAG GGCCCTGCTGTGGCTCCGCCCATTGGGGCCCCCTCACCGCCCTCAGGCTCCTCCTACCGGGTGCAGCGGGCCGCGGCAAGCCGCCCGCCGGCCTCCCCGCCCGAAGCCACGCCTCCCTGCTCCTCGGAGGACGACCAGGCGGACGCCAGCACGGTGGAGGACCAGG TCGAGTACACGGAGGAGTACGTGTTCGGCGCCCCGG ATCAAAGCTACCAGATGCCAGGTGTCTACCCAACCGATGAGCCCGCCGCCACTCAG GACGTACAGGAAAGGGGTCCCACCAACTCTCCAAGCAGATCAGACATATCCTACAGCTACACTCCTCAG ATGTGTTTGTTCCAGGTGGTGAAGCCGCTGCCCATCATCTGCtcctccccttcctcctcctcttcctcgcctcCCTCGCCGTCCCGGGTCCCGGCCGCCCCTCACCTGCTGCCGGCCGCACACGCTCAGACTCGCCCAG TTTCCATGATGATATCCGCTGCTGCTCCCTGGTTGGTCAGCGAGTCAGGCGAGCCCCTGTGCACTGTACTGGCTCCGCCCTCTTACTCCTACGACCCAAGCGGCAGCGACTTacccagag ACTGCAGGGTTGTCCAGTACTACTACAACCTGGGAGTGCAG TGGTTCCACCAGAGCTGCTGGCCGCAGCAGCAGGCCTACCCCTCCCCCACCTTGCCGGAGCTGGCCTACCCCTACCAGCACTACCCGCCCTACCCGGGCCAGGAGCCCCCCCCCCACGGTGAGTCGGGTCCAGAGTTGATGGACAGAACATCCTCTCTAGAACCGGGTCGTTTGGGCCGGAGCTCAACCGTCTGA